GCAACAATCCAGGGGAGTCCTCTGCCTATTGGCCAGCTTTCTAGACTCTTTGGATGATCACTTCACTCCACAACAGCCATATCAAGGGAAGAGGGAGTACAAAGAATAATGTGCCagctcttattttgttttaacgGAAAGGGACACATCACACTTCCACTCACATTTTAttagacacatgaaaacatattACCAGCTTTAATttcaagggagaaagaaaatgctattcTCTTAGATATCCAAAAGGAGAGAATAACCAGAAATATTGTCCACCAAGCAATAAAATCCACCATTCAGATGTACACATTGAAATCCATGTGAAAAGCTGTGCAGCCTGTTAGGTAAGAATATGGGTTCAGGGTCCGAgttctggatttgaatcctggttttGCCACTTGGTCCCTCTGTTGCTTTGGGCTCTTTAGAGTCTCAAATTTCCTTACCTCTAAAATGGagacagtggggtgcctgggtggctcagtcggttgagcatccgacttcagctcaggtcctgatctcgccattcatgagtttgagccccaggctgggttcagtgctgacagctcagagcctggagcctgcttcagattctgtgtctccctctctctctgcccctgacctactcgcattctgtcttcgtctctctcaaaaataaacactaaaaaaaaattttttttaatggagacagTAATCATTTCCATTGAGGAAGATACTTAAGAAAATAGAGAGCAGCTAACATAGGTTTACCATATAATAAGCACTAAAacattgactttattttattatgttttaaaatcatattttatccaGTTTAAAAAAACTCCAAAACACTGTTGGTAATACATGCACATGAACAACACAAACCCACAATAAAACACATAGAAATAAGTTAATATGAACAACTGCACTCTCCATCAACATTTCAGACAACAAGGCTGAAGTTAACACTCCAAATCCAGGTTAGAACTCACCAGTGAGGAAGTAAGAAAGAAAGTGGAGGACATAACTTTGGGACAACAGATGGGGCAGAAATATCATCACATAAATTATGAGGAAATTGgttgtttaaaaatttgtaaaaactaGGAGAGAGAAGTCATTGATCCTTCAGGATTGGGTGAAAGGTGTGTAAGATTCAAGAGTAAACTCCAGAATCAAACTTTTTGCTCTTAGGATCCATAAAATTTCATAGTCTTGGGGCCAGCAGATTCGTCACAGACAAGAAGCCACTCTACTGAGAAGCCTTCCCAGCGCCCCCTTCACATCCttgttcctcaggctgtagatgaaggggttcagcatAGGAGTGACCACAGTGTACATCACCGAGGCCACTGAGACTTTCTTGGGGGAGTGAGTCACTGCAGAAGTGAAGTAAACTCCAACACCTGTCccataaaataaagaaaccacTGAGAGGTGAGACCCACAGGTGGAAAATGCTTTTTGCCTTCCCCCAGCTGAAGACATCTTCCTTATGGATGAAGCAATTCGTGAGTAGGAGAAAAGGATCCCGACAAGGGGGAAAACGCCTAGCACACCAGTCATAAAGTATATCAATGTGCGGTTCAGGAAGGTGTCAGAGCAGGCCAACTTGAGAATCTGTGTCAGTTCACAGAAGAAATGTGGAATTTTGAGATCTCCACAGAATCTCAGATGCATCATCAGAAAGATATGAAGAAGGGAGGTCATGACACCAATAAACCAGGTAACAAAAACCAGCAGGCCACAGAGGGGTGGGTTCATGATGACCATGTAGTGCAGGGGGTGGCAGATGGCCACAAAccggtcataggccatcacagTCAGGAGGAGAGTGTCCAGGATaggaaaaaacatggaaaaatagaCCTGAGTGAGGCAGTCCATATAAGAGATGGCTTTGTTCTCTGTGTGGATGCTCACCAGCATCCTGGGCACGATGGTGGAGCTGAAACTGATGTCGACCAAGGACAagttggagaggaagaagtacatgggtgtgTGGAGGTGGGGGTCAGAGCAGATGGCCAGGATGATGAGCAGGTTCCCGAGCACAGTGATCAGGAACATGGACAGGAACAGCCCAGATATGAAGGGCTGCAGTTCTGGATCCTCAGAGAACCCAAGGAGGATGAACTCTAAAATTCCTGTTTGGTTTCCTGCTTCCATGTACCTGATATATCTATGAAGGAAGACACAAGAGCAACGTCGATTAGTAGGAAACCAGCACCCTCCATGTAATGAAAATGTTGACCATGGCTTTCGCTCAAGTCATTTATGAAGTCAGTCATTCTGTCTAAATGGGTCTCCATTCACTTATAAGTGAAACCCAAAAACATGGAGTTTCTTATGGCAACCACCCTTCTTAAGcgacataagtcagtcagagaaagacaaataccatatggtttcactcatatgtggaatttaagaaacaaaacaaatgagcaaagggaaaaaaaagagagagagagacaaaccaagaaacagactcttaactatagagaacaaactgagggttgccagaagggaggtgagggGCGGGAATGGGTGAactagatgatggggattaaggcacccacttgtgatgagcaccaggtattgtatgtaagtgttaaATTAGTAAATTCTttaactgaaactaatattacactgtatgttaactaactggaatttaaataaaaacctttaaaaaaagcctttaaaaatccatattatgtgtgtcaactatattaaaaaaaaatccattttataacACAACCAAAATGGAATCCTACAGAATAGGGTCTAGAATTCCCAATCACCTATCTTgagcatccattctttttttttaaattttttaaatgtttatctatttttgagagacagagagagatagaacgtgagtggaggagtggcagagagagagggagacacagaatccaaagcaggctccaggctctgagctgtcagcacagagcccgacgtggggctcgaactcaggaaccgtgagatcatgacctgagctgaagtcagacactcaaccgactgagccacccaggctcctcaaacatccaatctattttattttttaaaatgatttctttttaaatattttattactttttaagtaatctctatatctaACGTGAGGCTCGAAtttgcaaccctgagatcaagactcatgtgctctgccagctgagccagccaggcgccccataagcaTCCATTTTATAATAGTCCTGTCATATGGTCATGGAGCTTCAAAATAGGACACAGCAATATCACATACCTCCTGGTAGGAGGTACCGGAAAGGACCCAACGTTACTTCTGTGGGATTCCTCCCAAAGATGTAGGACTTCAATCTAAAGACTAGGaagcatcagacaaacccaaattgagagaCATTCTACACAGTTTCTGACCCGTGCCCTTCAAAAATGCCAGTGTCATCAAATACAAAGAGAGTCTAGGAACAGTTCCTGATTAAAGGAAGTTTAAGAGACATGTCAacctgggtgcctgagtggctcagtaggttaagcatctgactcttgatttctgctcaggtcatgatctcatggtttgtgagttcaaaccccaagttgggctccagtgtggggcctgcttgggattctctctctctccctctctctctgtccctctcctctctcgaaataaatacataaacttaaaaagaaagggagCGACATGACAACCGAATGAAATGCATGATCTTGGATTTTCTTTTGCTACAGATGACATTCTTAGGATAACCATCAAAAGTTGTAACTGTCAACATTCTGTAAATTTGAGAGTAGCATTAGATTAATGCAACTATCTTGATTTTGATCATTGTGCCGTGGCTATGTGAAGAAAATATCTTTGATTTTAGGAAATAACCAAAGAGCTAGTGGTAAAGAGGTACCACACTTGTAGTGCACCTTACTCACAAATGGCTCTgaagacacatgcacacatgaagacaaaggcagagagaaaagtggaTGAAGTAAAAAGTAAAGATAGCAAAATTTAACTTTGGGGGGATCTGGTAAAGGATATACATAGGAGCTATTTATATTGTTCTGTcgacttttctgtaaatctgaaaggAGGTcacaattaaaagttaaaaagtagcATTTTCACACAATGccgagtgggaaaaaaaaaggaagagaatccaTCCATACGGTGCTGTCAGGAAAGAGTCAGACTTCTAACACTACACTTCACCCTCCCTAGAAACCTCAGTCAGAGGGATCAGTCTGAAGTGGTCCTGAGTGAATTGTATTCTGGGTCTCAGGCAGAAGCAAACACAAATCTTCTCTGGAAGGTGCTTTCATCTGAGGATGTCTGCCTCTGTGCCCACAAGGGAGGCTGgtctgagattttctttcttttccaggcaTGCCTGCATATGCTGGTTCCTTCTGAATTCCCAGTTTTATTAAGCACCACACTGGCCTTTCACTCCTGAAGAACCAACACTTTTGCCTTCTTGGGAATTCTAAAAATGCTGCGATTCTTTCCCCAGCCATGTAAGTACATGTAAGCCTGTGTAAGTACTGCCCTCTCTGCTGGGGCCTTTGTCTTCCCGTGATCATTCCTATCCTTATTTCTCGGATGAATCATCACTTCCTCAGAGGAGCCTTCCCTGAACCCTCCCTGACCACCAGGCATAGTCCCCTAATCCACGCCTTTATAGCTTCCTGCATTTTTCTTCACTGCACAGATCATAgctatatatatttgcatttacttATGGAACTATTTGATTAATATCTGTCCCTCTCACCACCGAATTTTAAATCACACAAGTTCAGATCACATGTTATAAAATTTGCTTTTCCTCATATCCCCAGTGCTTTGTACTCAAAGAGTATGGAGGTAGGATAAAAGTTGAAACAAAAAATGGTCATATGTAATACAAACAAGAAATCTATAGGCTAATCTCACACTGACTATAGAAGCAACAAACTGAAAAAGGAGTAAGATGAAGCATGAATTAGATAACTCAGAAAATAATTATAGcttcaaaacaaatcaaaatacatTTAGTAAAATCTAACCGTTACTGATGGGAAGGGAACAAAGTAAAATTTTAGTCACATGGCATAGAAGAATACTGCCGAAAGGTGAAAAAGAATaggtatgttaattttttttttaaatttattttgagagagagagagagagagagagagagggagggagagagagagagaatcccaagagatttccaagcaggctccttgctgtcagtacagcaacagggctcgatctcacaaaccatgagatcatgacctgagccgaaatcaagagccacccaggaaccccaagaatAGCCGTTAAAGCAAGTGTTAATCCAAGATCCATTATTAAACcccaaataaggaaacaaaaaaaaggggaaaatgaaattatGCCTCCTGTTATAATGATTTAACATTGTTTAAATgttcaaaagaaataattcaataattcaatAATTATTCCATAATTCAATAATTCAAAAGAAATGCCATAAGACAGAAGagtgaataaaatataatattaggaaatcaaaagcaaatcTGGTTACTATCAGCTGCCGATGTGATTGTCTGCTTAGAACACCAAAGAAAGTCAACTTAAACACAATTAGAATTAATCAGTGTCGTTAGCTTCTTATGTACCTGTAAACCATcattaagaaaaacaagagacAGATCTATTCACAGTCACAATGACGACACAGATAACACCTGGCCCAGAGTGGGCATTCAGTACCTACTCCATGAATCACAGAGTGTATACAACCTGGGAGAAACCCCATGATGGCGGTGGGGTGGAAAAGGAGATACCTTGCTGGAGTGGAGATTCTCCAATTACTgcatgcattagaatcacctggagggcttacTAAAGCAGATTTCTGGGTCTCCCCCCAGAGTTTCTGTCAGCAGGTCTTGGGCAGGGTCTGGgaatatgcatttctaacaagctcccagaagATACCACTGCTGCTCCAGGAACcccactttgagaactactgcacTAGAGGAGAACAAGGAAGGTGCAAGCAGGTGCTTTAGAAACTGTTAAGAGTCCATTTGAGGGAGTGTCAACGCCAGTGACACTGAGAAAGTCACTAGTTTCCAGAATGAGGGCACCTTAGAGCTGGAGGTGACAGAAATAGCAGCAATGGAAtctaaaaagacataaataatcaGAGATAAATTCcagaaggtaaaaataaagaGGGCCATGAGTCATCATCAACCCTGTTACCTCCTTCCCCTGTCCCATTTTTATCCTCCTTTCATACCTAGTACTCACTAGGACAGTGTGACTCAATTGGCTGGCATTGCATAAAGCAATACTTGTGCAACGTCTTTCTCCTCTGTTGGATGCTGAAGATAGACTCTACCAGAGAATGACGGGGAGATGGAACCTGTCACCAAATCATGTCTGTGAGAGAGGCAAGGTGTGGTCTCCTCCTGGTCAGGCGTCACTGCACTGTGGGTGAGGGTGCTAGGGGAAGTATTTATGGTTTCTCAAGTCCCTGGGGGATGATTTCTCATCACTCCTCATTAAATAAATTGTTCCTCTGATGTTCTGTTCTTCCACTCATTCCGCTCCCTTGGGGTAGGGAGAAAATGCACAACGGAACCATGTGTGCTAATTCTGTTTCCAGGAAGGCAGTTTTGGAGCCAGATGGATCTCTCTGCCTCCATGGGCCTCCTCCTTCTTGGAGGATGTTTCATCACTATGGCTTTGGCTTTGAGGCAAAGCGTTCCCCCTCAGGAATGTGTCCCTGCTGCAAAGACCCATTCCCCCATAGCCACAGCACTTAGGGTCTCAAAGtaacacagaaggaaagagacatgCATCTGTCTCAGTGAATCCCTTGTGACCACGTTGTGACTGTGTAGGCTACACGGTGTTGAACATGCTGTGTAGATAAACAAAGTCCTGTTTCAAGAGAGGGAGGGCGAACCGTGTGAAATGATGATACTAGGTCGAGTAATAAAGGCTGCACAATGTCCTTTGGACTTATTGACATGGAAATACAATAGAAAGTGATTTGGTGGGGTGGTGGAGATGAGTCTGTTTGTACTGAGGCTAGGGCAGTGAGAAAACTGACCTCTTGAGTGCAGAATGCTCTGTCAGGAATTGTAATTGCAAGTGAAATGTATCACTTTTAATTAGTTGGGTAAATTAAAACTGGAGTGGTGAAATCAAAGTCCGAAGTGTTATTAACACAACTTTAGTAAGCAAAAGCAATTGCCTGTCCCCAAGTATTAAAATCATAGCTTgctaccatacacacacacacacacacacacacacacacacacatatatatgaaatttaacaaACATGTAATCTCAGTGGTATAATCGAACAGCTGTTGGAACCATAAGTACAAGACTTCAAATACCATATAGGAAATATCTTCATCCCTTTTAGTAAATAGTCTTAGAGAGCAGTAACTTCACTATGGCAAGATTCAAAAAAACCTATGCCAggaattcatatatattttttttaacatttatttatttttgagacagagagagacagagcatgaacgggggaggggcagagagagagggagacacagaatcggaagcaggctccaggctctgagccatcagcccagagcccgacgcggggctcgaactcatggacggtgagatagtgacctgagctgaagtcagacgctcaaccaactgagccacccaggcgccccaggaattcatatttttaaagctatgaaTTGAACACATTCcttaataaatttagaaattcttTGAGACAAAGTGTATCAAAACATTAATTGGACAGGGTCTCTTCTACTGCAAGTCTCagttaaagaaagatatttgcaGTTTTTCAGATTTTGAAGAAATTTTCTCTGATACTCTAAGAAAGGTCTTTAGTCTGTGGGCAATTGTTTAGTGCCTTAGTTGAACCTTTCACGGTAAAAATatcctttttgtcttttcctgataATTTCCTAGCAAAACTTTGATAactgaaaaaatatgttttttctgttttatttgtctaAAAGTCTTTCTCCTTATTTTGTGTGTAAGATTCTGAGCTATATATATAGCTGACCAAAGCTACAAGCTCAGAtcggtgggaggggtggggaatggcTTTAAAACTTCTGTTggttgtacacccatgttcatggcagcactaTTTGCATAGCCAAGAGGTGAAAGCCACCCAAGAGTCCATAGACCGATGAATGTGTATACATacaaggaatattactcagcctaaaacaggaaggaaatcctgacacatactacaacatggatgaaccttgaagacattgtgctgagtgaaacaGACCACTCAAGAAAGGACAGATATTGTATCCTTCAGCTTACACCAAGTCCCCAGGGTAGTCatattcagagagacagaaagcagatggtgggagccagggttgggacaggggttgggggagttagtgtttaatggagaCCGAGTTTTGGTTggagaagatgagaaagttctggaggtggatggggggggggattgTTGCACAACAATGTCAATGTACTTAACGTCACTGAGCTGCactaaaagtggttaaaatggtatcttttatgtcacatacataatatatgtatatattatattttaccacaataccaacaaaacaagttaaaataagaACTTCTGCTAGACATTGGTCACCTGATTTCAGGTGACAAAATTAATCAACGTTTTGACCTTTGACAGGAAACTCATCGGATTCATTAATTATTTCCTAAGAACGTCTCTTAACTTTGTCCACCGTATTGTTTCTGAAAAGTTTTTACAAAAcacatcttttttcattttgctccATCGCAGCAAATTGTAACTGCCATCCATGCGGACACACCTTCTTCAGGCTCTGTTTCTTTACATTGTGCTCATTGTATACCTTCCTGCGTCTCCACTCAGCTCTGCAACATACTTCATTTGGAATTCAAAACACGTTCATACTTACTTtctaaactagaaaaaaagaattgtactgtaagggaaaggaaatatttcGATTTAATTCCCAATTACAATCTACATGGTATCCCTGTAACTTGTGCTTTAATTCTTATGAAGACATTATCATGTTACATTGGTGCATTAAGAAAATCACTCAAACTGAACGAATCTGTTGTAGTAATGAGATGGTCTGCAACATACACACAGGACGATACACTCagttataaaaatgttgaaatgtaatatcaacaaggaaataaaggtTTGTGTATAAACAACGGATTTTTTTAacttgtggtaaaatacacataaaatctGCCATGTtaaccacttaaaaaatttttaatgtttaattttgagagagagagagagagggagagagagcaggggaggggcagagagagaggcagagagagagagagactgaacccatgaaatgtgagatcatgacctgagctgaagtcacacacttaaccgactgagccacccgggcacccctcacactatatttaaataaaaatgatttacatttttaaaaatgaaatttctctgGCAATAGGACTTAACTGCTTCCTGATCTATAGGGTTTAGATGCCACCCGATTACTAATTCCCCAGTGCTCTTGAGGCACATGCCATACATGTTCTTCTCTGCTGGAGGTCCTTGTGGCAACCTCAGGGGCTTGATTCTTATCAAATGTTTAACCACTTTCAGTTTTGCATTCCCTGAAGGGATAGTGTTACGAACTTGAGGAGTATGTGCTTTTTCTAACCCAAGCACCTTTATTATATCTTTTTCCCAATATGgacatctttttgtactttttagtCTGGTAACAATATGCAGTTTATGATGGTGCTAATGATTCCCAccatatttttcatgatctgcAGGTGAAAGCTGAAAcacttttcttttattgtagtttatttatttttttatattaaatataatttaattgtcaaattgttttccatacaacacccagtgctcatcccaacaggtgccctcctcaatgcccatcatccactttcctctctcccccaccccccaagttcctccacatcttttcatggcttgatagttgatttctttttagtgctgaatgaTAATCCACTGTCTGGACGCACCACAcgttatttatccattcacccattgaaggacatcttggttgcttccaacttttgggaattatgaataaagaaaccacaaacatccatgtgcaggcttttgtgtgCATATAAGTTTTCcagtcctttgggtaaattccaagGAGTGTAACTGCTGGATCATGTAAGAAtacatttagttttgtaagaaaccaccaaactctCTTCCAAAGCGGCttaccattttgcatccccaccagcaatgaatgagaggtTCCTTGTTCcatatccttgtcagcatttggtgtggtcagtgttctggattttcaccattctaataggtatgcaGTGATATGTCACTGtcatcttaatttgcattttcttgataacACATCATgtggagcatctttccatatgctcatatcttctttggtgagatttctgttcaggtctttgGCCAAATTTTAAACCAGATTGTtctcttattgttgagttttaagagttccttGCATATTTGGGATGGCAGTCCTTTGTCAGTTGTGCTTTTTGCAatttccccctccccagtctgtggcttattttctgattctctcaggattctctttctcaggGCAGAAGTTTTTAATCTCAATAAAATTcaacttatcaattatttctttgatgaattgtatctttggtgttgtatctaaaaagtcattgtaggggtgcctgactggtaCCTGGTcccagtagagcatgcaactcttgatctcaggctccatgctcagtgcagagcctgactgggggctccAGTCTCACgactgagagatcacaacctgagccaaaatcaagagtcagatgctcaaccgactgagccatcgaggcacCCTACCTGTGGATATTGTAAATATACTGCCActggcagggtgcctggctggctcagtcggttgagcgccagacttcggctcaggtcatgacctcacagtttgtgggttcgagccccacgtcgggctctgtgctgacagcccagagcctggagcctgcttcagattctgtgtcttcctctctctgtgccccttcgtggctcacactctgtctgtctctctctcaaaaataaacattagaaaaaaaaataaaaaataacatttactgcCACCAGCTTCAGCCTAGAACCAATTTAATCAGAATTTCTACATATGAGGTGTTTGAAGGTCCTAACATCCAGAGTTGAGAAACTGCCTGAGATAGTGCTTGGCACTTAgaaatttttcattaatattaccTATTATGACTCTCATTAATATCTACTACCTATATTAAAAGTATTAACACTCAGGATTATTAGCTTCAGGACTCATAGAGATTTAAATTATTACCAgtaaagggctcctgggtggctcagtcggttgagcgtccaacttcgactcaggtcatgatctcacggttcgtgggttcgagccccgcgtcgggctccgtgctgacagctcggagcctggagcctgcctcggattctgtgtctccctctctctctgcccctcccctggtcatgctctctctctctctctctctgccaaaaataaacataaaacaaatttaaattattaccAGTAAAATTTGAGTTTTCTTGGTATTCTTGCATGATACTATTCCTCTGTGGATCTTACTCCCAATAGCTACCATGCCAAGAGTTTGGTGGGTGTATTTTCCTGTCAATGTCTCCATAATGtcagcatttatttatgtatccatAAACAGGTTTCACAAAATCTTACCTAAAAAGCACCTAATGTTCACCTAAATAGTATATTACACATATTTCCCCGTAATCTTATTCATTTACCACAACCCTGTGTTTTACGTGTCTTTGTAAACTCCATTCATCTACTTCAAACACTTTAACTGACATATGGCATTACCTGAGGGAGAGAGATCATTTTATCAGTTTCTTATTACGACAATCCAATGGAAATCAGTGTTTTTGCTCCATACTGTACAAGTGTGAATATCTGTGTGGTATGTTAGTGGAGAGCAGTTGTGTGGCTTCTAAAATTGACGCATGttcatttttactactttttaaaaatgtttatttattttgagagaaagagagagagaaagagtgagagcatgaacgagcaggggaagggtagagagagagagggagagagaatcccaagcaggctctgcactcttacCACAgggaggcttgatctcatgaacagtgagattgtgacctgagccgaaaacgagccagacacttaactgactgagccacccaggtgcccctgttcatttttattattaattgtcTACATGTGTTGTCCTGTTACAAAATCAGTTGCTAtccactggtgcagccactctggagaacggtatggaggttcctcaagaaactaaaaatagaactacccttcaatccatcaattgcactactaggtatttacccaaaggatacaaaaaatacagattcaaaggtgTACATGCacctgaatgtttatagcagcattatcaacaatagccgtatcatggaaagaacccaaatgtccattgactaatgaatcaataaagaagatgtggtatacatatacaatggaatattatttatccatgaaaagaatgaaatcttgccatttgcaaccacatgggtGGAGCCAGAGTATATTATACTAcctgaaatgagtcagtcagagaa
This DNA window, taken from Neofelis nebulosa isolate mNeoNeb1 chromosome 4, mNeoNeb1.pri, whole genome shotgun sequence, encodes the following:
- the LOC131511074 gene encoding olfactory receptor 7D2; protein product: MEAGNQTGILEFILLGFSEDPELQPFISGLFLSMFLITVLGNLLIILAICSDPHLHTPMYFFLSNLSLVDISFSSTIVPRMLVSIHTENKAISYMDCLTQVYFSMFFPILDTLLLTVMAYDRFVAICHPLHYMVIMNPPLCGLLVFVTWFIGVMTSLLHIFLMMHLRFCGDLKIPHFFCELTQILKLACSDTFLNRTLIYFMTGVLGVFPLVGILFSYSRIASSIRKMSSAGGRQKAFSTCGSHLSVVSLFYGTGVGVYFTSAVTHSPKKVSVASVMYTVVTPMLNPFIYSLRNKDVKGALGRLLSRVASCL